The following coding sequences lie in one Chloroflexaceae bacterium genomic window:
- a CDS encoding 4'-phosphopantetheinyl transferase superfamily protein, with amino-acid sequence MITWLTQTERDLPALAPATWLSLPERERLAALRVEKRRREWLLGRWTARRLIQRHLAEAGLACDPRDLEIIAAPSGAPIVHVRQPALRAALEGWHLTISHSQGRALCALARTPAIGADIEQVAPRHPAFVGDYFTPAERAAVAAALPDQRELLITAIWSAKEAALKALRLGLSIDTRRVECHVAPASSGAWAAVTMSCDPILEAPPLCGWWRVSEGYVLTLAVGAA; translated from the coding sequence ATGATTACCTGGCTCACCCAGACCGAACGCGATCTTCCGGCGCTCGCTCCGGCAACATGGCTGAGCCTGCCGGAGCGCGAGCGTCTGGCGGCGCTGCGGGTGGAAAAGCGCCGCCGCGAGTGGCTGCTGGGCCGCTGGACGGCCCGGCGTCTCATTCAGCGCCATCTGGCCGAAGCCGGGCTGGCCTGCGACCCGCGCGACCTGGAGATCATCGCCGCGCCCAGCGGCGCGCCCATTGTCCACGTGCGCCAGCCGGCATTGCGCGCGGCCCTGGAGGGCTGGCACCTGACCATCAGCCACAGTCAGGGCCGCGCGCTGTGCGCGCTGGCGCGCACCCCGGCCATCGGGGCCGATATCGAACAGGTGGCCCCGCGCCATCCTGCCTTCGTCGGCGACTACTTCACCCCCGCCGAGCGGGCGGCGGTCGCGGCGGCCCTGCCCGACCAACGCGAATTGCTGATTACGGCCATCTGGAGCGCCAAAGAGGCCGCGCTCAAGGCCCTGCGCCTGGGCCTGAGCATTGATACACGGCGCGTTGAGTGCCACGTGGCGCCCGCGAGCAGTGGCGCCTGGGCCGCGGTTACCATGTCCTGCGATCCGATCCTGGAGGCCCCGCCGCTCTGCGGCTGGTGGCGCGTGTCTGAAGGCTATGTGCTCACGCTGGCTGTGGGCGCCGCGTAG